The window tcccataactgagcctaccctttCAATTAGCGTGCTGACTCAGTGGTCCTCTCTTGacgtgatgtcaccagcccagcacaccacgccGGCCATCAcacagttgtagaagatgtgaaggacgtcactccccacattaaaggaactcgGTCTATTAATGTAGAAgatcctgctctgccctttcatccctaattcctctgtgttccaagaccagcccaccctgtcattaatgtgaaccaccaagtacttgtaggagtggaccacctccacatctGCTCCCTGAATTTTGCTGTTTATTATCCAACGATTATTGTTGAATTAATTTCTACAGTGTTATGTTTTAACTTGATGGCTGATCTCAATGTTATGTGTTTGTCGTCCCTCCCCACCAAACAACACTTTGATTTTGAGGGCTAACATTTTAAATTATCGATTAGTCAATCGACGAAGGCACCTTTACAATCCTAAGTGTGGCGTTAGAGGAGACTGCCGCCGTTCTCAGGGTGCTCTACACCCAGTTTACCTTCAAAGAGGTCTGTCGTCTCACAACTTGCATCTTCTGAAATGTGTTGACATTCTGTTCCTCACTAGGTGGTCTTGAAAAGCTCTTGCAAAAAATCTCGTCTTCTCTTTAACAAACCCTATACCCCAACCCCACACGTACAAAAATTCTGACCGGAAGACAGCCTCGAAACAGTGCCAGGTAAAAAGTGAGAGCTGAACTCTTCTCCCATAGTTAAGCAGACCCTCTTAACTATGAAGTTGATTTAATGGTTTCCCGTCTTCCTCTCCGTTGACGTTGCACGCTGTATTGTTTGTAAGGCTGAAATGTCTTTACTAGCCTCAAGTATTTCTGTTTCACGTGAGCAAAGAGCTGATGACAATTAGCTCTGTTTTGTTTAGGACCTGATGGCCCAGAATGGCATCACCTACGTCCTGAACGCCAGCAACACCTGCCCGAAACCAGACTTCATTTCTGAGAGCCACTTCATGCGTATCCCAGTGAATGACAACTACTGTGAAAAGCTTTTGCCCTGGCTGGACAAAACGAACGAGTTTATTGGTGAGTATTGGGGCTGCTTGTGAACACCTGCTATGATGTTATTGTATGGTATGGAAAAAGAcgaatcttaatatcttaacgaATCTGATGtctcactttagattaggtgtccctaattaCACTTCACttgtataattacagagtaactaggcGTTATTACCGCATACTTACAGTGTAATATAGCATAATGCTCTAATGGAGTATTCAATTctaattgttattccacaatttttatgAATATGTATTGTAACTGCCATCCGGGACAGACTGGCATCCCGGCAAAGAGAGGGGAAGAACCAAGAATTTGCCCAAGCAGACGGACGGGCGTCCCAACCAGGAGAGAAGACGTTCCTTTACCCAGATGGGAagccccaggcagatggacaggAATCCCGACCAGTGATACTTTCAGGACAGGACAAGAAGGGTCTGTCTCTGAGGGCCATTTTAtctcccaggatgctagatggcagaagCCCTGGATACTGGTGCGTGTTTGTACACCAACCGGGAATGCTAGTAATTGTAGTCCAGTAACACAGCCCAGGCTGGTACACTCCCAGCTATTTGGGATTtgcgtctgacccagaagtgcttccaacaggtgaagccctggcactggaagtccTCAATAAAAAGGACCGCACTGCCTTATCGgggcaagtcggagctgggaggacggaaggcaacactcaactggaggagagcagtgtggtggtggtggtagagagaggagaggaggagaaaggaAGAAGAGGTGATTGTGATTGTGGTTACAAGGTATTTGTAATAAATAGCCCCTTTATTAGAACCCGGGACTgtcttgtgtgttcgtgtttggggctcactggcgccccctagccttcacagtgtgtatataaattgtggaataacaattacaatggAGTTTTTCATTATAGCGTTACACTACACAGATTAAatcttgcctgagttgcctcgaaagcttgcatattgtaatctttttagttagccagttaaagctgtcattttgcactactacacagtaaatacaaggtaacattatgtaattatttatacagCTAGTTAGATGGTAAGTTCAGTGTAAACAGGGACACCTGATCTCCTACCTGCAGACACCTGCAGATTCATGTGACTATACTGAGAGATATTGAAGCGCCACTCTGCCGATGCTGTGCCCAACGTGTTTTAAAGCTTGGCATAATTCActgcctcctttttttttttttttaaacccctccCCCCCCTCCATTATTGCttgaaatatttgtgatgtaaGGCTCCAGGTTTTGTCATAAAGCTTTTTAGGCCAAACATCCAATAATTTGTTGTTAATGTATGACAGTATTTCATCAACTTTGACAAATGCGCAATTACAGTCAGACAGGCAGTCGCTTAGTCCTGATGAGGGTcccagggggtctgctggagcctttcccagctggcatagggtgcaaggcaggaacaaaccctggagagagcgccagtccatcacagggcacacacacacacacacacacacatgttggactgtgggaggagaccagaGAACCTGCAGGTAACCCACACGGAGACacggagaaaacatgcaaactccacacagggaggaccctggatgtgaacccaggtctccttactgcgaggcagaagcgctacctcTGTGCCACTGTGCTTCCCACAATTGCaaacaaaatttatatatatatttattcattgcattcgtagtctgagtcccgaccagattgtgtgggtggttacctaccaggtaacgcatgtggttggtctgccattcggtaAACATCTGCCACAGGGCCCtgttcagttgcgagaagcagatcatggaatgttgcatagtttactgtcaaataatgcaaagagtacgcaacacgtgtttcaccctcatttgggctcatcaggcgtacacactgtaCTGCTCCCCTTTCTCCCCTTTCCTCTTTCtcactatgcaacatatatatatatatatattgtagaaaaggcgctatataggcgcccgacccggcacagaaggacacagaggcataTATAAAgcacaaggacttttatttttctcttgacccgtgggtgcacgtcttccccgtgacccacaggcaatacacagtcccaaaagcactcttttccacaccacACAATAGTCCTTccttttcaccaccactcctccacaagcatcgtctccttcctcccaactctggctcctcgagtggtggtggctggctctttttatatcccacccggaagcgttccaggtgcttaatcacctggtcctggggctgaagattcgaccatccgggctgcagactccatgcagctccccctagcggccatccgagcccccaaccaggctgtggaggactcgcatctcccatggagccatgcgctaggttggggaatcatcgtccgccagggaggttgccaccaagcgtcccgggggagatattgaactgtccatggctgctcccccagaacagatgcaggcagcaggggcgtccctgccgggcatgaagaagaagaagcctgaAGCCCTACATACAGCACTGTCCTTCCGTAAATCCCAGTGTCGCAGAGTTCTCCGTtgcctaacgttttttttttttttttttcctcgtcGTTCTTTTTCTAACAGTAAACACTGAGGAGCAAAGCCTCGACACCACCAGGCCGAAGGTGTCCTAAGGTGATGCTCTGCCacgccatcttcagctcctgcttgttttggggcgGCTTGTCCCCTTACGTTCTTTTTCTCACAGTAAACACACAGAGGCTCCACGTATCCATTCTGGTCCAATTTCACACCAAAATGAGCTGACAGCGTTAGCCAGCAAGTTTGTGGTTGGCGAACTCTTCAAGGTTTTCTCCTTTGCCAGTTTTTTTCATATATTAGAAacatttgtgctgtttttttatttatttattttgtctagatttttttttttcattttggaaaagATGCGTGTTTGGTGTGGTTGGCggtgaatttttctttttattttctttgtccatCCAAATGTATAAAAGGtgagaaagaaaataagagaGCGCATCCTCCACTCCCTTTGTGATATTTAGAAATTGAATAGTCGAGGGAGAACAAAGACTTGCTGGCTGGCCGGTTTGTTTAGAcaacatgttctttttttttttttattcagataaAGCGAAGCTTTCCAACTGCCGAGTGATTGTTCACTGTCTGGCTGGAATTTCGAGGTCCGCTACGATCGCCATCGCCTACATCATGAAGACGATGGGCTTATCTTCAGATGATGCGTACAGGTATTGAgggggttttttttgttgtgaTATTTCTTCTGTAACCACCCCATTGGCACACTTGTCATACTTTTGAGGTTTGCAGGAAGGGGGTGGGGCAATAGGCAAGAACCTGCACTGAATGTGGCAACAGTCCTGCACAAGTAACTCTGAAATGGGCACAACCTGCTGGGTTGTGCCTCGTCCTTAAACTGATTGCTTGTTTTGGGTTCATAATTAGCACCCTGGTACTGCGTCAGGGTTACCGCCTGCCCTTATTCACCTGTACGTCACAGGACCCCTCAGAGTAAACCTTTGTATACTAATAATACATACAGCGCCCCCCATAAAGGGACCCATTTGTCTTTGATTCTCCCCCTGCTCCAGAGTTTCAAATTACGAGGCAAACacttcagacatcgtgattaaagtgcacagtgCAGATTCGCATTTCAGGGGATTTGCAGGCATTTCGGTCACACCACACTTTCTCTACacggcacccccccccccccatgtcagggcaccataatgtttggcgtcacaggtgtttgtgattcctcaggtgagtTTCATGGCTTCACAAGAGACCtcggcctgcttctaccctttggagtctatagctgccattgttcaacatgaggacaatgaaagtcaaagatgccattatgaggctggaaaacaagaatcaaaccattagagacatcagtaagaCCTCAGGATgacgaaatcaactgtctggactatcatgaagaagaaagaacacactggtgagctcaggaaTCACACGGGGACTGGTGGGGAcaaggaagaccaccactgctgaggacagaagaatcctcactatggtcaagaaaaatccCCAAACACCTGTCGGACAGACCAGAAATAGGGGGTCTTCAGGGGGCtgatgtgtgtgtcagagacgactatcagaagaagacttcatgaacagaaaatcagaggacacactgcaagatgaagaTCACAATAGCAGGATGgctagattacagtttgtgactgaaaagagcctgcagaattctgggaaaaggtcttgtggtcagatgagacaaagatggatCTGATCAGAGTGACGGCAAAAgcaaactgtggagatgacaaggAACTGTCTGaggtccaaagcagaccacctcatctgttaaacattgtggtgctgggggtgttctggcttgggcatgtatggccaCCCCCAGTCctgactggcacacttctcttcattgatgatggaactgctgacaacattggcacaatgaattttgaggtgtgttgaaacatctgatctgctcaagttccagtagatGCCTCTAAACTCagtggacggcacttcatcctacaagatAATGAACCAAACAGACTGCTGGGGCAACACAGGAGCTAAAAATGGAAACTtcctgaatggccaagccagtcacccgattttaatccaactgagcaggccttccatatgctgaacaGAAAACTGAAGGAGACAAGCCCACCTCcagaacaagcaggagctgaagatggctgcatgagaggcttggcaTAGCAACACCAGAggagaccctcagcacctggtggtgTCTCTTGCGTGTGAGGGACATGTGACAAAGGTCTAAATGTGACGGCTGCTTTAATAGACGTGTCATTCCTGTGACAGCAAACATTATAAGGCTCCAATACTGGGGGGAACCATGTAGAGAAAGTGTGGTGCGACCAAAACGATTGCAAATCCCCTTCAGAGAACGTCCACAATGTGCCCTTTAATCGCGATGTTTGAGgtgtttgatttgttattttaaactgtggagcagagggggatgTCCAGGGCAGAGGTGTCTTTTTGTCCCAGACGTTATGGAGGCCGCCTTATGGATTCTCTAATAATGAATTTGAAGTCATTCATGCTTGTATTTGTGAATATAGTTGATTAAAGGCTAACTGCATTATGTTTTTTGGGGTCCCACAGGTTTGTAAAAGATCGGAGGCCCTCAATATCTCCCAACTTTAACTTTCTGGGGCAGCTTCTAGAGTACGAGAAGGGCATGAAGCTGCTGAAAGCCTGGTCCACTTCCTCCAGCAAGTCTCAGGCCGAGAAACCGGAGTTAGTCGTGGATCCGGAAGAATCATCACAGACTCTTAGTGGCATCGCCACCCAGGAGAACAGCTGCTCTACCTCACTGGCTTCCGAAACGGAGCCCGACACAAAGAGTTCAGATGTTCAGCCTGATCCCGAGAAAGGGGAATCCAAGCTGGCCTCCCCCATCACACTCCAGCAGGGACTGAATGGACTGCACCTCTCCGCGGAACGGATTCTTGACACCAACCGTCTGAAACGCTCGTTTTCTCTGGATATCAAATCGGCTTATTCTACCACCCATTGTCCAAGGACACCTACTGTCGCCAGTCCCATCGATACAGAAGATGTCCCAAAGCTGTGTAAGTTAGATAGCCCGAGCGGAAGTAACGGTTTCTGTCAGTTCTCACCGGTCCTGGATAGTCCTGGGACAAATGAGCCAAGCAGTGAGGCTAAGGTACGACAGAGAAGGAAATCAAAGCACAATGGAAACACGGGGGCTGCTTCGGCAACTTCCCCAGCACACTCGTTAAGCTTGAACTTCAGCAGGACGGGCTCCTTGCACAAGAGCCCGAGCCTTGACGAAAATCTGAAGACCTCCGTTTTGCTTGGTCTGCCCAATGGCCATCAGCCTCTTGTGGGGCCCAGCGGGAGAAATGTGTGGACCAAGCACAGAGAGACGGTACAGGCCACCACTCCCGGTACCCCGACTGGCGAGAACCCTTGGTTCTTCAATACGGACTCTCAGCCCAGCAGTAGCAGTTCCACGCTGTTTGGTGGCAGCTCATCTTACACGGCCTTCAGCTGCAGCGGGCTGCCCAGCAGTTGTGAGGCGGTCCGTCTGCGGGACAAACCTCAAGAGCACTGTGACTCGAGGGCCAGCTGGCACGAAGACAGTAGCACATCCGTGGACAAGCAGTTCAAACGAAGGAGCTGCCAAATGGAGTTTGAGGAAGGCATCTCGGAATCCAGGTCCAGGGAGGACTTGGGGAAAATCGGCAAGCAGTCAAGTTTTTCCGGGAGCATGGAAATCATTGAGGTCTCCTGACGGTCACATAGAAGGATGGGAACAAAATAATGTTGAAGAACACTGGGAGTGTGGCTTGGGGGACGGGATGGGACGGGGTTAATTTATAATTGTTTGCATTAATgttatgaaaagaaaacaaacaaattgaaAAACCGAGGTTAGGTTTGCACCTCCTTGTCTCTGAGTATGCCTGGAACGCTGAAATCGAGACGGGCTGGGGTTTATCTGTAGAGACGTCAATCCTGAAGTAAACCACGCTTGACGAAAATCGGTCGAGAATAGATTTTAGTTTTTAGCCATAGTGTTACGAACAAAATACAATTCTGAGCTAAGGCCGGTTCGGGTCTGTCGTTTATGAAAGTGTCGGATCACATGTTAAGAAATCTGCACTGCGGCATTACTGAATTGACGGTGAGAAATGACAGATCAACAGAAGCAGTGGCAGCACGTTACGACGCCTGCGACTCATTGTGGTGCCAACCCGCTCCAACAGACCTGAATCCGTCTTTCTCTGACATCTCAGTTACCCGAGTGAAATTTTAAAACAGCCAAgatgatttgtttttatgttgttctCGCTcttatttgatttcattttgggGGAGAAGGAGCCGCAGACTCTGTTAATGTTCCTCCTGACGTATATTTCTAGGCATGCTCAGAACAAATGGATACAGACCACCGTATGCTACAAATCGGCAGCAAgctcatatatatatgtatgtatatatttatatatatatatatatatatatatatatatacatatatatatatatatactgtatattacatatttacatatgcgtgtgtatatatatgtatgtatatatatatatatatatatatacagtatatatatatatatgtgtatgtatatatgtatatgtgtgtgtgtatatatatgggaAGATGAATAATATTACTGCAGTTATCTATTATTTCTGTCactattgttttaatttattttatctgtTCATTCTGGTAATGAGAAATAATATAATGTTGatggacttctttttttttctgcagtttattgtatttatataaaaagaaaagcaaaagaaagcaaatgaaaaaattaaagcaatattCGGCAAATACGCTTTTTCTGTCTGCATTAACGGTCAGGGACTGATGGGCGCCTCAGTGTATGTTGTCCCGCTCTAGACTTAGGAGTGGATGTGGAGTGACTGCTTTCCGCACCGATTTCACGGTTCACATTCGAGGGTTTTGTTCCAGGGGGCCAAGCACACGGCGGCACTCTTTTAGATTGGTATCTTGTTTGTAACCACCAGGTGGCGTCCCTGAGCCCCCAGAACCTCAGACATAGTGATGCCCGACCcgcttatttctttttttaaccgaAACACCGTCACCGAATCACCTTCCTCAAAGTTCACGCTGGAGAATGATAAACCAAACCAAACCTTCCTcctgttgcccactgcctcccgactccgactcCCCTAAGTGCGGCAGTGGGATTTCTGTTAAAGTCGCCCCAGAATGTGCTTCCGGCTCCTGGTCTCAGTCCTCCCCTGACGGTGCCCTCTGGCGGTTCCAAAGACCCCCGACAGGGCTGCGTCTCCGGACTCCAGTTCCAACGCCACCCTGTGGGTGTTCTAAACTAATCCAGCCCTGATGAACGCTGCCACCTGTTGTATGGGCGAGTGAGCCGCTCCCGGTGGCCTCGTGCACCtcctccttccattatggcctcctggccgggtATGGATCCTTTATTGATCCTTGCCAGGATGCCTTCCTTTGTGGCATCTACGTGTTTTGTGGCTTTATGAGTGGTCTGCGGTCGAGCAGAAGTGCACTTGACTGTATGTATTGCCAGAAGAGAGGCACAACGCCCAAAGCAGCCACATTTCTTTTACTGGACAATCTTAACAACACAAAACTACATTTCTGCCTTCTTGTCTGTTAGATCACACCTGCATTTAAAGTCCTTCAAAAAGACGCCCCCCCCCCCATGAGGTTACCAGACCCCTAATCTTGTGTTCCTACACTTTGACGtcacttcagctttttttttgGCTGGCCTCTACTGACTCACCGGTATAAGAAGACCCCCACATATGACACTTGGCTCGCCTTGAAGTCTACATACACAAGCTTtttggaacccccccccccccccattttaggACCTCTACACCTGAAAAATTCCTCATATGTAGGCCATTATTATTTTATGCAGTAAATTACACCCCAATAAGAAAGAGTAAACAGTTGATGTCCTCAGAATTGATCAGAAGGTCTTGAAGTTGCGCCGCCACATCACATGACCCCAGGGGTTGACCCCCTCATAGGATACAAGGGAGCAAAAACTTCAGTGATACCGGCATGTAATTTTGAGGTTGCCCATCACAAAcatgatcatatttttgatatttgattctttaccggtggtccgaGCCCCCTAAGAGCCGCTCCCAGGAAGTTAACAATAACAGATTTGAAACACAGGTGTCGATGTAAGAGtgtcgttttatgctattttcaGGTTGCTGATCATAAATGTGATAACATTTCAAATGTCTGGTTCTTCACTGGTGGTCCTCACCCTCTATGAAGCCCGTCCCCAGAAAgttcaaaatgacaaatttcaaacctaAGCACGTGGAGTGTCGTTTTATGCTGTTTCGAGGTTACTGATCATGGCTATGATcgtatttttgatatctgattcctTACCGGTGGTCCGAACCCTCTATGAACCCCCCAAGAAGGTTACAAATGTGGTATTTGGCACTCTGTGTAAATCCCCTGCCGATGTTCAAACCTTAGCacatcattttatttgtattttattttcatggtcAGGGATTTACAATGtggatttttgatcctttactaggggtcTAGCCCTCTGTGGACCTCCATctgagggtgaaaaatgacaatcaagaatattttgaCTTTAAGCAATCAAAGTGAAGCACACATTATcagatttcaaatatttgacgcGGCTGCCCTTGCTTATTATGGACTTCTTCCTCATTTCATTTCTTATGCTTGCGCTGGTTCtgactttttgctttttatttactaAATTCTGTCTTTGAATGTCACCTTTTGTCACCATGGGCTAAGCTTTGTCAAAGAATCAGAATATctgtattgtcattgtaacaaatacaaagaCGCACATCCTGCAGCACTGTGCCGCTCCTCTTGTTGCGGGTTACCGTTAAGCACAATTCAGAGAAGCGCATCGGCCACACTGACCGTGTAAGGAATTCCGAACATTAATGTCGACCCACTCACTCCATGCCAGTCCCGCAGGTCACACGTCTgtccgttttttttttcagatgataTTTTACGTTCAGAACCTGATCCAATCAAGTCATCTTTACATTCAGTAGCAACGTCAGCATCTCTGTGACGAGGGAAACTAAAGAAGGTGACAGCAGGAGAGGACCCCCCCAAAATGGAATCTCCTGCCACCCACAGACACAATCCCCAAGGCCTGTGGCTCAGGAATTGAGCCATCTGATGTCACACAGACCACCTTGGCGCACACCATTGAGATTCATAACAACGACCGAGGTGGACATTCCAAGCAGTgagaaccctaaccctaatcggAAACTCCTCggattctttttcctttttctatttttcccCTCACTCTTGGCGTCCTTATGGTTTGTACGCTGCACGAGGCTCAGAGTTAACAACCTGCCGTGTGCCGCCATATAAACCGGCCATGACGGAATGTATACGTTTGGGTTTATCGACCGACGCTTAGGGTTACCAGACGTCCACCTGTCCTTCTTTTTGGCGCTGTGTCCTCCGTCTGGCAGCCATTGCCTAAAAAAGGGTGAAAATATCCGGCGTTCGTCAATCACTGACTTGACCGTGTTATTGGCTGAAATTGCACGCTGTCATCTCCATGTTTTACATAAATCATCTGTTTTAtcgaaaacaaaacaagcccactTTGCCAATTTGCGTTGTCCGTACTTGTTACACGAATATGCAGTAGTCTTTTTATCTAAAAATTTCGTCCCGCAGTAAAACTAAGAAGAGGGAAATGCAAGTTCTCAGACCCCGTGAAAACGAAGTATCCATGATGTGGTGAAGGACGCACTGAAAATGAAGCAACGTGTTTGGTTTGTGATTCTTAGGTGTCCTTTGCCAGCAAGGGTACCACTGATTTAGAACGACGTGTTAACAGCGAAAAACACAGAAACGTGGTACAGTCCAATTTTAAGAACGTTTCTTGTCTGGAGTTCCACGCCTGTGTTGCCGGAAATAATGAAGTGTTGCGAAAAGTCGCCTCatctgaaaaatatgaaactgaaTAGTTATACTGTAACTTAATTCTGAGAACTCGTTTTGTGACCTGTCAGATTAGtcgtttttaaagttttcatgaaTAGAACGGGACGCATTCTCCGTTGTCCTCCTTTGGGTTCACAGGTATCTGGTAACCCCACCAATGCCAccgctttacaaaataaaaactgcacatTCCGCTGCAGAAGTGCGCCCTCTGGTGGgaacatttgtaaaattttgGATGGCAGTGCAGCCTGCTTGGGACGTCCATTCATTTCTGAGCCGAATTTCTAAAACGCACGTCAAGTGGAGTCGACAGACAAACGCGCGCTGCTGAACTTCACATTGAAGTCCAATGTTACCTCCATTTGGTGAAATGAAATGTTAAGGAAACGGTGGCTTTCATATCTGTAGGCGTCTGCCTGGGAAACACTTGAGGTTTTTCGATTCATTAGTGAGATTTGAGGGCTTTGAGTACTCACCAAACCGTGGATGCGAGTAACTTTGTGTAAAAAGTGGGAGGTGATCCGAGTGGTCCCACTTCACAAACACTAAAGATGATCTTTTACTGGAGGACCACCAACCATCTGCTAATGGAGGTAACGCTTCATTAGACCGCCACATTCTCAAAGTTTCTGGAGAAAAGACTACAGGGATGGGAAACCTTCGCTCACACGTGGGAcaacaggaggactttagggaccctcgAAACTCGACGTGATGTCATTTTAGAAAAGCGTcatggggctgaatggcctgttctcgtccagattgttttaatgttctggaAGGTTCCTTG of the Erpetoichthys calabaricus chromosome 2, fErpCal1.3, whole genome shotgun sequence genome contains:
- the dusp8a gene encoding dual specificity protein phosphatase 8 isoform X1, with translation MQKAMAGENGCRNLINAQCLASLLQRGVEQTLVIDSRTFSEYNASHVLSSVNICCSKLVKRRLQQDKVSITELIQPNSKIKMDVNRKQEVVVYDQCTKDPSSLSTDSFVYILLCKLETSFHRVSLLTGGFAAFSSCFPALCEGKPASILPMSLSQPCLPVANVGPTRILPHLYLGSQKDVLNKDLMAQNGITYVLNASNTCPKPDFISESHFMRIPVNDNYCEKLLPWLDKTNEFIDKAKLSNCRVIVHCLAGISRSATIAIAYIMKTMGLSSDDAYRFVKDRRPSISPNFNFLGQLLEYEKGMKLLKAWSTSSSKSQAEKPELVVDPEESSQTLSGIATQENSCSTSLASETEPDTKSSDVQPDPEKGESKLASPITLQQGLNGLHLSAERILDTNRLKRSFSLDIKSAYSTTHCPRTPTVASPIDTEDVPKLCKLDSPSGSNGFCQFSPVLDSPGTNEPSSEAKVRQRRKSKHNGNTGAASATSPAHSLSLNFSRTGSLHKSPSLDENLKTSVLLGLPNGHQPLVGPSGRNVWTKHRETVQATTPGTPTGENPWFFNTDSQPSSSSSTLFGGSSSYTAFSCSGLPSSCEAVRLRDKPQEHCDSRASWHEDSSTSVDKQFKRRSCQMEFEEGISESRSREDLGKIGKQSSFSGSMEIIEVS
- the dusp8a gene encoding dual specificity protein phosphatase 8 isoform X2, yielding MPVDIVITPPEESFWTEMHESEMKLKIRVRRMKEGRDLRGGFAAFSSCFPALCEGKPASILPMSLSQPCLPVANVGPTRILPHLYLGSQKDVLNKDLMAQNGITYVLNASNTCPKPDFISESHFMRIPVNDNYCEKLLPWLDKTNEFIDKAKLSNCRVIVHCLAGISRSATIAIAYIMKTMGLSSDDAYRFVKDRRPSISPNFNFLGQLLEYEKGMKLLKAWSTSSSKSQAEKPELVVDPEESSQTLSGIATQENSCSTSLASETEPDTKSSDVQPDPEKGESKLASPITLQQGLNGLHLSAERILDTNRLKRSFSLDIKSAYSTTHCPRTPTVASPIDTEDVPKLCKLDSPSGSNGFCQFSPVLDSPGTNEPSSEAKVRQRRKSKHNGNTGAASATSPAHSLSLNFSRTGSLHKSPSLDENLKTSVLLGLPNGHQPLVGPSGRNVWTKHRETVQATTPGTPTGENPWFFNTDSQPSSSSSTLFGGSSSYTAFSCSGLPSSCEAVRLRDKPQEHCDSRASWHEDSSTSVDKQFKRRSCQMEFEEGISESRSREDLGKIGKQSSFSGSMEIIEVS